DNA from Prosthecobacter vanneervenii:
GGCCATGCGTTGATGGGCTGCTTGTTGTCGCGCATGCCGAAGCCATGGCCGCCTTTGGTGAAGAGGTGGAGTTCGCAGGGGATGCCGAGCTTTTTGTATTCGAGATAAAGCACGGTGGCGGCGATGGGGTTCTGGCCGTCGTCGTGAGCGCATGCGAGGAACATGGGGGGAGCATCCTTGGGCACGGTGAAGCCTTCCTTGAGTTTGGTGGGATCTTTGGAGTCCAAGAAACCGCCGCCGTAGATCATGATGCCGAAGTCCGGCAGCTCGGTCTTGGTGGCGCGGTCGCAGGCGATGTGGGCGAGCAGATTTCCCCCCGCGCTGAAGCCGAGCAGACCGACGCGCTTGGGGTCCAGGCTCCACTCCTTGGCGTGCTCGCGGACAAGCGTGATGGCCTTGGCGGCATCGGCCACGGGCTTTTCGTGCGGTGCGGCCTCGTCGCGGGTGGGCGTGCGGTATTTGAGCAGGATGCCGGTGACGCCGATGCTGTTGAGCCATTCACAGACCTGGGAGCCCTCGTGGATGGCGGAGAGGAAGACGAAGCCGCCGCCGGGGGCGACGATAACGCTGGTGCCATTGGGCTTTTCCGGACGATAGACAGTGATGGTGGGATTGTGAATGTCGGTGATGGTGCTTTTGCCCGCCTTGGTGCGGATGAAATCCTCCGTGGCCTTGGAATGAGGCAGCATCTGGCCGGGTGCGCCTTCGGGCCAGAGCTTGAGCTCGATGGGTTCGGCGGCGTGCAGACAGGCAGTGGCGACGAGCAGTGCCAGGAGGAGATGATTCAAAGAATTCATGCGCAGGTGGGGATGTAGATAACGTAGTCTGAGCCCATGATTAAAAGCTTTTTTCTCCTGCTTCTAAGCAGCACCTTCATCCATGCAGAGCTGCGAGTGGTCACTGACTTTGAGGGCGGCAATGCGGAGGTGGTGGTGCTGGATCAAGCGGCAGGCAGGCTGCGCATCATGCCCGCGCTGCGTGGAGGGCGCGGCTGGCCTTGCTGGTGGTTTTTGCGGCTGGACGGCACCTCGGCAGGACAAAAGATCAATCTGGAGGTACAGGCACAGACCAAGCCCTACCGTCCGGAAACGGTGCTTGCGGCTGCGTGGTGCCAGCCGGATCAGGCGGTGCTGAGCCATGACGGCAAGACCTGGAAGCAGACGGCTAAAGCAGAGCGCAGCGCAGACAAAGTGGCCGTGTATCAAGTGCAGGCAGAAGGGCCGAGCCTGTGGCTGGCATGGGGACCGCCGTTTGTGCCGAGCACTGCGGAGACCGTGCTTGCCGAAGTAAAGGAAAAGCTGGGAGATGAGGCAGAGCGGTTTGAACTGGCGAAAACACGCGATGGCCGACCGGTCAATGGCATCCGCATCGGCAAGGCCGACGCGCCACGCCAGGTGTGGGTCAATGCACGTCAGCACGCCTGGGAGGCAGGTGGCGCATGGGTGGGGCGCGGTTTTGTGGAATGGATCGCGAGCGCGGAGGCGCAAGACTTTCGCAAGCGCTGCTGCGTGCATTTCATTCCTATCATGGACGTGGATAACGTGACTTTAGGAGCCGGAGGGAAGGAGTCGCTGCCCCAGGATCACAACCGGGACTGGTCGGAGGCGCCATATCATCCCGAAGTGGCAGCGGCGCAG
Protein-coding regions in this window:
- a CDS encoding alpha/beta hydrolase, with amino-acid sequence MNSLNHLLLALLVATACLHAAEPIELKLWPEGAPGQMLPHSKATEDFIRTKAGKSTITDIHNPTITVYRPEKPNGTSVIVAPGGGFVFLSAIHEGSQVCEWLNSIGVTGILLKYRTPTRDEAAPHEKPVADAAKAITLVREHAKEWSLDPKRVGLLGFSAGGNLLAHIACDRATKTELPDFGIMIYGGGFLDSKDPTKLKEGFTVPKDAPPMFLACAHDDGQNPIAATVLYLEYKKLGIPCELHLFTKGGHGFGMRDNKQPINAWPMRCAEWMSAVGWVPKQP
- a CDS encoding M14-type cytosolic carboxypeptidase, which translates into the protein MIKSFFLLLLSSTFIHAELRVVTDFEGGNAEVVVLDQAAGRLRIMPALRGGRGWPCWWFLRLDGTSAGQKINLEVQAQTKPYRPETVLAAAWCQPDQAVLSHDGKTWKQTAKAERSADKVAVYQVQAEGPSLWLAWGPPFVPSTAETVLAEVKEKLGDEAERFELAKTRDGRPVNGIRIGKADAPRQVWVNARQHAWEAGGAWVGRGFVEWIASAEAQDFRKRCCVHFIPIMDVDNVTLGAGGKESLPQDHNRDWSEAPYHPEVAAAQKRIAQIQAAHGLDVFMDLHNPSAGDRAPFFFGPFGFERMTGLQRENYQRWMDLAAAHISGPLKVEPKYRYATYVKTEEERARMSSGWARAHGGEGTISITLETAWNTPHSTAENYMVVGAQLARALDAYLKEARH